In the genome of Acidobacteriota bacterium, one region contains:
- a CDS encoding amino acid adenylation domain-containing protein has product MAKSRDVEDLYPASPMQMAMLFEEEANPDRRTYVHQRTWGLRGPLDAAALAAAWQAVVDRHPILRTCFVWKSSDVPVQVVFRRVRFTLQQEDWTDCDDREQQRRLRRFLDDDRRRGFETRRAPLTRGALLRLAEDRHLFVWTQHHLLLDAWSYPLVLEEVFHSYQTLRRNLTVELPPRPPYRNYIAWLQRQNGSAGEAYWQDQLKDVEQATPLGIPRRGSRRQGFGAVARALPAELSSALDSFARRSRVTLNTLVEAAWSLLLGCYSGRRRVVFGAVVSGRPPSLAGADAMIGLFINTQPVPVRLDPRRQLASWLQELFDQRSEARRWEHLPLSTVRKQSAVAAGRPLFESLVSFQNMPSEEGLAAAVPELVIEEGQVVEEPGLPLILVAMPGPRTVLEAQYDRASLDAVGARRLLAHLEVLLSAMARRPDARLGELSPLTAAERQQTLVEWNDTAVPAPPVDLYQLVRRQAQAAPRAPALVEEDETLDQQIVDYGELLQRVEALAQRLRRAGVGPGELVAVVVRRGAPLAEAMLAVMAAGGVVLPLDSEHPPQRLRELLDIARPRAVVAGEDRAAVVPEELVRIAPRGDSSGSPAPELPSRLSASSGYAFFTSGSSGFPKAVVTGSAAASSFAVMTARRLGLGAGDRMLQFASPAFDVVLEEIFPPLLSGATVIFPPADPLVHLRDFEQLLARRQITVVELPAGFWERWVEDLEARGSAPPASLRCLLLGCDRPSARALEAWIQLGGPPVLSVFGLTETGVTNALQPYPGGEAENLPIGRPVDNHRLYIVGPRGRPLPPAVTGELWIAGAGLARGYRGRPAATAERFVPDPWSPTGGERIYRTGDRARWRLDGRLEFLGRLDRQLKVRGVRVEPAEVETVLTSHQQVTAGSVVPRRGAAGEVALAAFVVAADPAPDSSELRQHLGQSLPEAMVPTHWTFLDELPLTSRGKIDRRALEQRAQETTAGAEILPSRAPETPVEERLAEIWRDVLGVSELGVGDDFFALGGDSILALQITSRAHRAGLRVTTRQIFEHPTVEGLAAVATAAEDDGEAAAEQGPVTGESPLTPIQHWFFHLSSQNPHHFTMPVLLELGEPWPLGRLQAALTAIVVHHDALRSRFLFEGGGAVRQIFLPPGPQEGVPFQVFDLRGLPEEPARRQLTRLAAGLQRRLHLSRGPLFRAVVFELPGELGRRLLLVAHHLVVDVISWQVVVQDLLALLREPEAPLSAKTTSFRTWAQRLRGWAGSPAARRQVSHWLAEADPPPALPRDFEDGENTEASATTLDLSLDPQNTERLVRTLPASGHGRLEEALLAAVTEAVGAWTGESRLWVDVEGHGRSGLFDDLDLSRTVGWFATLQPLAVDLRSAAGPAERLVAARRGLDQGGQAFGAVRFLAPDEELRRRLAALPPAPVLLNYLGQITRGVDQEATEGPAPLVLAAEDVGPIQDPRERRTHLLEINVGVAGERLEVAITYSRQVHREETVGRFGKELLAALRRFAAWCVEAPPAKGLAARPQISNLSGLDEREVQALSQRLEEGQQLQDVYPLSPLQQGMLFHALYQPSAGVYLAQAVVSFPRWLDLGAFAAAWRDVLDRFEVLRTGFVWEQLEHPQQVVVRGLELPLTVEDHRRLSPEDQRLRHDALLRRDRARGFDLQRPPLMRLHLTRQGDELWQMVWTFQQMLFDGWSLPLIYRDLMMLYDGHRRRQPPALPPAPPFRRYIAWLQEQDDAEAAEYWRRTLAGVEEPTPLPRDRVGVAAEARPEGYEEQRVFWTGRRAEELRQRARRGRFTLNTLIQGAWALALASYAGVGETVFGATVAGRPAELEDVEEMVGLFINTLPVRIPTRGRQTVGAWLQELQRQQLERQRFARLPLAEIQRLAGVASGRPLFETLLVVENYPLDAVRDGLQGEASDLSAAAAQELVPEEFQTLEKSSYPLSLIAHPETEVELVLAYYRRIFDPSTVGRLGRTLTHLAESLAGDLDRSLDAVPLLPPVEAHHLLVEANDSAAVIPAAGLAEVFEAQARRTPEAPAVVCRGETYDYRWLRDRAWKLASRLQGRGVSPGSRVAVLLERSAELPVALLAVLRAGAAYVPLDPSYPARRLRWMLDDSGAALAMGRGAPPAALDGWTGGWMDLASDDADGQAGAAGAAPAPASCSADRLAYLVYTSGSTGRPKGVGVSHGGVLRLVCNTDYLQVRPEDRVAHAADPAFDAATFELWAPLLNGGTVVVLEPAATQSPESLAAALEERQVNVLFLTTALFNQVVHHRPEAFRRLRCLLFGGEAVDPLRVRRLLADAPPRRLLHVYGPTEDTTFATWHRVTAVAEHAATVPIGRPVANTAVYVVDGGGRPVPRGAPGELLLGGPGLARGYLGRPARSAQVFVPNPFSSTPGERLYRTGDRVRTNHRGELEFLGRGDRQVKLRGFRIELGEVESVLASHPAVAEVAAMVHRSEGGEGKLVAYPVLGGSTVPSAADFRAFLAERLPDYMIPALYLPLKELPLTPHGKVDRAALPVPEGQRPDVSAPYEAPQGPVEEQLAEIWQEVLQLRRIGRRDNFFELGGDSILSIQISARGQRVGLRIRPRQVFEQPTVAQLAEVVEQISTAVGDLAAAEEIGELPLLPIQRWYFERRPSRPHHFNQSLLLHPRERLPRHGLTRAVRALMVRHGALRLRFSREGDKWSQEVLPEAAVSPVWIDLTALGAAGAEEMERLNQGFQTSLDLFRGPLLRCVGYDLIPAAASPSAAAEQRLLLVVHHLAVDGVSWRILLEDLQTAYSQLLKGEEIALLPTGTSLRRWAQGLEAYAESPQLAAEAEYWRAAARSGGVPLPRDFSSPRRGAEDSSVLEELSPESTEPLLTELPRAFGCRLDEALLGLLALVLAEWSGAQQ; this is encoded by the coding sequence CGTGGAGGCAGCCTGGAGCCTGCTCCTAGGGTGCTACAGCGGCCGCCGGCGGGTGGTGTTCGGTGCCGTCGTCTCCGGCCGGCCTCCCTCCCTGGCCGGGGCCGACGCCATGATCGGGCTGTTCATCAACACCCAACCGGTGCCGGTGCGCCTGGATCCTCGGCGGCAGCTGGCCTCCTGGCTCCAAGAGCTTTTCGATCAGCGCTCCGAGGCTCGCCGTTGGGAGCATCTACCCCTCTCGACGGTGCGCAAGCAGAGCGCCGTGGCCGCCGGTCGGCCGCTCTTCGAGAGCCTGGTGTCGTTCCAGAACATGCCTTCGGAAGAGGGGCTGGCGGCGGCGGTGCCGGAGCTGGTGATCGAGGAGGGACAGGTGGTGGAAGAGCCTGGCCTGCCCTTGATCCTGGTGGCCATGCCGGGCCCTCGGACGGTGCTCGAAGCGCAATACGACCGCGCCAGCCTGGACGCCGTCGGCGCCCGCCGGCTGCTGGCTCACCTGGAGGTGCTGCTAAGCGCCATGGCTCGCCGGCCCGATGCGCGCTTGGGGGAGCTGTCCCCGCTGACGGCCGCGGAGCGCCAGCAGACCCTGGTGGAGTGGAACGACACCGCCGTTCCGGCGCCGCCGGTGGATCTCTACCAGCTGGTGCGCCGCCAGGCTCAGGCGGCGCCCCGGGCGCCGGCGCTGGTGGAGGAGGACGAGACCCTCGATCAGCAGATCGTGGACTATGGCGAGCTCCTGCAGCGGGTGGAAGCTTTGGCCCAGCGGCTACGGCGGGCGGGGGTTGGTCCAGGGGAGCTGGTGGCGGTGGTGGTGCGGCGGGGGGCGCCGCTGGCGGAGGCGATGCTGGCGGTGATGGCCGCCGGCGGTGTGGTTCTGCCGCTGGACAGTGAGCATCCTCCTCAGCGGTTGCGGGAGCTCCTCGATATCGCCCGTCCGCGGGCTGTCGTCGCCGGCGAGGACCGAGCTGCGGTGGTGCCAGAAGAGCTAGTCCGTATCGCGCCTCGGGGAGACTCCTCCGGGAGCCCGGCGCCGGAGCTGCCGTCACGGCTCTCCGCCAGCTCCGGCTACGCTTTCTTCACCTCCGGCTCCAGCGGTTTTCCCAAGGCGGTGGTGACAGGGTCCGCCGCCGCCTCTTCCTTCGCCGTCATGACCGCCCGGCGGCTGGGCCTGGGTGCCGGAGACCGGATGCTGCAATTCGCTTCGCCGGCTTTCGACGTGGTGTTGGAGGAGATCTTCCCGCCGCTCCTCTCCGGGGCCACGGTGATTTTCCCGCCGGCGGACCCACTGGTTCATCTGCGCGATTTCGAGCAGCTCTTGGCCCGTCGGCAGATCACCGTCGTCGAGTTGCCGGCCGGCTTCTGGGAACGCTGGGTCGAGGATTTGGAGGCTCGGGGGAGCGCGCCGCCGGCCTCGTTGCGCTGTCTTCTGCTGGGCTGTGACCGGCCCTCGGCCCGCGCCCTCGAAGCCTGGATCCAACTCGGCGGACCTCCGGTGCTTTCGGTCTTCGGCCTTACCGAGACCGGGGTGACCAATGCGTTGCAGCCCTACCCAGGGGGCGAGGCGGAGAACTTGCCCATTGGCCGGCCGGTGGACAACCATCGTCTCTATATCGTCGGGCCCCGGGGCCGGCCGCTGCCGCCGGCGGTGACCGGCGAGCTGTGGATCGCCGGTGCCGGGCTGGCTCGGGGGTATCGGGGCCGCCCGGCGGCCACCGCCGAGCGCTTCGTGCCGGATCCCTGGAGCCCCACCGGCGGAGAGCGGATCTATCGCACCGGCGACCGCGCCCGCTGGCGCCTCGACGGCCGGCTGGAGTTCCTCGGTCGTCTCGACCGTCAGCTCAAAGTGCGCGGGGTGCGGGTGGAACCGGCGGAGGTGGAGACCGTCCTGACCTCCCACCAACAGGTGACCGCCGGCTCCGTCGTGCCCCGGCGCGGCGCTGCCGGCGAGGTGGCGCTGGCGGCCTTCGTGGTGGCGGCGGATCCGGCGCCCGATTCCTCGGAGCTCCGACAGCACCTGGGGCAGAGCCTGCCGGAGGCCATGGTCCCCACCCATTGGACCTTTCTCGACGAGCTGCCCTTGACCTCTCGGGGCAAGATCGATCGCCGAGCTTTGGAGCAGCGCGCCCAGGAGACCACCGCCGGCGCCGAGATCCTGCCCTCCCGGGCCCCGGAGACGCCGGTGGAGGAGCGGCTTGCGGAGATCTGGCGCGATGTCCTGGGGGTCTCGGAACTGGGAGTCGGGGATGACTTCTTCGCCCTCGGTGGTGACTCCATCTTGGCGCTGCAGATCACCTCCCGGGCCCACCGCGCCGGCTTGCGGGTGACCACCCGGCAGATCTTTGAGCATCCGACGGTGGAGGGCCTGGCGGCCGTCGCCACCGCCGCCGAGGACGATGGAGAAGCCGCGGCGGAGCAGGGACCGGTGACCGGAGAATCGCCCCTCACCCCGATTCAGCATTGGTTCTTCCACCTCTCGTCCCAAAATCCCCATCACTTCACCATGCCGGTGCTCTTGGAGCTGGGGGAGCCTTGGCCCTTGGGACGGCTGCAGGCGGCTTTGACGGCGATAGTGGTGCACCACGATGCCCTGCGCTCCCGCTTCCTCTTCGAAGGGGGTGGGGCGGTACGGCAGATCTTCCTGCCGCCGGGTCCGCAGGAGGGGGTGCCGTTCCAGGTCTTCGATCTCCGTGGTCTGCCGGAGGAGCCGGCGCGCCGGCAGCTGACGCGCCTCGCCGCGGGGCTCCAGCGCCGGCTCCACCTCTCCCGAGGACCGTTGTTCCGGGCGGTCGTCTTCGAGCTCCCCGGGGAGCTGGGGCGGCGCTTGTTGCTGGTGGCCCATCATCTGGTGGTGGACGTGATCTCCTGGCAGGTGGTGGTGCAGGATCTGCTGGCTCTGCTGCGGGAACCGGAGGCGCCGCTGTCGGCCAAGACCACCTCTTTCCGCACCTGGGCCCAGCGGCTCCGGGGCTGGGCGGGTAGCCCGGCGGCCCGCCGGCAGGTCTCCCACTGGCTGGCCGAAGCCGATCCGCCACCGGCGCTGCCCCGGGACTTCGAGGACGGCGAGAACACCGAGGCCTCCGCCACCACTCTCGATCTGAGCCTGGATCCGCAAAATACCGAGAGGCTGGTACGGACGTTGCCCGCCAGCGGCCACGGCCGCCTGGAAGAAGCCCTGCTGGCGGCGGTGACGGAGGCCGTCGGTGCCTGGACCGGTGAGTCGCGGCTGTGGGTGGACGTGGAGGGACACGGCCGCAGCGGCCTGTTTGACGATTTGGATCTCTCTCGTACCGTCGGCTGGTTCGCCACCCTGCAGCCGCTGGCGGTGGACCTGCGCTCCGCCGCGGGCCCGGCGGAGCGGCTGGTGGCGGCCCGGCGGGGACTGGATCAAGGCGGCCAAGCCTTCGGTGCGGTGCGCTTCCTGGCACCCGACGAGGAGCTGCGGCGCCGGCTCGCGGCGTTGCCGCCAGCCCCGGTGCTATTGAACTATCTCGGGCAGATCACCCGCGGCGTCGATCAGGAGGCCACCGAAGGCCCGGCGCCGCTGGTGCTGGCGGCGGAGGATGTGGGACCGATTCAGGATCCCCGGGAGCGCCGCACTCACCTGCTGGAGATCAATGTAGGCGTGGCTGGGGAGCGCCTCGAGGTAGCCATCACCTACAGCCGGCAGGTGCACCGGGAGGAGACCGTTGGCCGTTTCGGGAAGGAGCTACTGGCGGCCCTGCGCCGGTTCGCCGCCTGGTGTGTGGAAGCGCCGCCGGCGAAGGGCCTGGCGGCGAGGCCGCAGATCTCGAATCTGTCGGGGCTCGACGAGCGGGAGGTCCAGGCCCTTTCCCAGCGGCTGGAGGAGGGGCAGCAGCTGCAAGACGTCTATCCGCTCTCGCCCTTGCAGCAGGGCATGCTCTTTCACGCTCTCTACCAGCCCAGCGCCGGGGTCTATCTCGCCCAGGCGGTGGTGAGCTTCCCCCGGTGGCTGGATCTCGGCGCCTTTGCTGCCGCCTGGCGGGATGTGCTGGACCGCTTCGAGGTATTGCGCACGGGCTTCGTTTGGGAGCAGCTGGAACATCCCCAACAGGTGGTGGTACGGGGGCTGGAGCTGCCGCTGACGGTGGAGGATCACCGGCGGCTGAGCCCGGAGGATCAGCGGCTGCGCCACGATGCGCTGCTACGCCGGGACCGCGCCCGGGGCTTCGATCTGCAGCGTCCGCCGCTCATGCGTCTGCACTTGACTCGCCAGGGGGACGAGCTCTGGCAGATGGTCTGGACCTTCCAGCAGATGCTCTTCGACGGCTGGAGCCTGCCCCTCATCTACCGCGACTTGATGATGCTCTACGACGGTCACCGCCGCCGCCAGCCCCCAGCCCTGCCCCCGGCCCCGCCGTTTCGGCGGTACATCGCCTGGCTCCAAGAACAGGACGATGCCGAGGCGGCGGAGTATTGGCGCCGGACGCTGGCAGGGGTGGAGGAGCCGACGCCGCTGCCCCGGGACCGCGTTGGCGTGGCGGCGGAGGCGCGGCCGGAGGGCTATGAGGAGCAGCGGGTGTTCTGGACCGGCCGCCGGGCGGAAGAGCTGCGGCAGCGCGCCCGCCGGGGACGCTTTACGCTCAATACTTTGATTCAGGGAGCCTGGGCGCTGGCCCTGGCGAGCTACGCCGGCGTCGGCGAGACGGTCTTCGGCGCCACCGTGGCGGGACGCCCCGCGGAGCTAGAAGACGTAGAGGAAATGGTGGGGCTGTTCATCAACACCCTGCCGGTGCGCATCCCCACCCGAGGCCGGCAGACCGTGGGAGCCTGGCTGCAGGAGCTCCAGCGACAGCAGCTGGAACGCCAGCGCTTCGCTCGGCTGCCCCTGGCGGAGATACAGCGTCTCGCCGGCGTGGCCTCCGGCCGACCCCTCTTCGAGACCCTCTTGGTGGTGGAGAATTATCCTCTGGACGCGGTGCGGGACGGCCTGCAAGGGGAGGCCTCGGACCTGAGTGCGGCGGCGGCCCAGGAGCTGGTACCGGAGGAGTTCCAGACCCTGGAGAAGTCGAGCTACCCGCTGAGCCTCATCGCCCATCCCGAGACCGAAGTGGAGCTGGTGCTGGCCTATTACCGGCGAATCTTCGATCCGTCCACGGTGGGGCGGCTGGGGAGGACTCTTACCCACCTCGCCGAGTCCCTGGCGGGGGATCTCGACCGGTCTTTGGATGCGGTACCCCTGCTACCACCGGTGGAGGCCCACCACCTGCTGGTGGAGGCCAACGACAGCGCGGCGGTGATCCCGGCAGCGGGCTTGGCGGAGGTCTTCGAGGCGCAGGCCCGCCGCACCCCGGAGGCGCCGGCGGTGGTCTGCCGGGGCGAAACCTACGATTATCGGTGGCTGCGGGACCGTGCTTGGAAGTTGGCGAGCCGGCTCCAAGGCCGCGGGGTGAGCCCGGGCAGCCGGGTGGCGGTGCTCCTGGAGCGATCGGCGGAGCTGCCGGTGGCGTTGTTGGCGGTGCTGCGGGCGGGGGCCGCCTACGTGCCCCTGGACCCTTCCTATCCCGCCCGCCGGCTTCGCTGGATGCTCGATGACTCCGGCGCGGCGTTGGCCATGGGCCGGGGAGCGCCGCCCGCGGCCCTCGACGGCTGGACCGGCGGGTGGATGGACTTGGCGTCGGACGACGCCGACGGACAGGCGGGGGCCGCGGGCGCAGCGCCGGCGCCGGCTTCTTGCTCCGCCGATCGCCTGGCCTACCTGGTCTACACCTCCGGTTCCACCGGCCGTCCCAAGGGCGTTGGGGTCAGCCATGGGGGGGTGCTGCGGTTGGTGTGCAACACCGACTACCTGCAGGTACGCCCCGAGGACCGGGTGGCCCACGCCGCCGACCCCGCTTTCGACGCCGCCACCTTCGAGCTCTGGGCACCGTTGCTCAACGGCGGGACGGTGGTGGTGTTGGAACCGGCGGCGACCCAATCCCCGGAGAGCCTGGCGGCGGCGCTGGAGGAGCGGCAGGTCAACGTGCTCTTCCTCACCACCGCTCTGTTCAACCAGGTAGTGCACCATCGGCCGGAAGCCTTCCGGCGTCTGCGGTGCTTGCTCTTCGGCGGCGAAGCGGTGGATCCCCTTCGCGTGCGCCGGCTCCTCGCCGACGCTCCGCCGCGGCGGCTGCTGCACGTCTACGGCCCCACCGAGGACACCACCTTCGCCACCTGGCACCGGGTGACGGCGGTGGCGGAGCACGCGGCGACGGTGCCCATCGGCAGACCGGTGGCCAACACCGCCGTCTACGTGGTGGACGGCGGTGGCCGGCCGGTGCCGCGGGGAGCTCCCGGAGAATTGCTCCTGGGCGGGCCGGGCCTCGCCCGGGGCTATCTGGGCCGGCCTGCTCGCAGCGCTCAGGTTTTCGTACCGAATCCGTTCTCCTCGACGCCCGGGGAGCGGCTCTACCGCACCGGGGATCGGGTGCGGACCAACCACCGAGGGGAGCTGGAATTCCTCGGCCGCGGGGATCGCCAGGTCAAGCTGAGGGGTTTTCGCATCGAGCTCGGAGAGGTCGAGTCGGTGCTGGCGTCCCACCCGGCGGTGGCCGAGGTGGCGGCGATGGTGCACCGCTCCGAGGGCGGTGAGGGCAAGTTGGTGGCCTATCCGGTGCTCGGGGGCTCCACCGTGCCCTCGGCGGCGGACTTCCGCGCCTTTCTCGCCGAGCGCCTGCCGGACTACATGATTCCCGCCCTCTACCTACCGCTCAAGGAGCTCCCCCTCACCCCCCACGGCAAGGTGGACCGGGCGGCTCTGCCGGTGCCCGAGGGCCAGCGCCCGGACGTCTCCGCTCCCTACGAAGCTCCCCAGGGGCCGGTGGAGGAGCAGCTGGCGGAGATCTGGCAGGAGGTGCTCCAGCTTCGGCGCATCGGCCGGCGGGACAATTTCTTCGAGCTCGGCGGCGACTCCATCCTGAGCATCCAGATCAGCGCCCGGGGCCAGCGGGTGGGGCTGCGGATCCGGCCGCGGCAGGTCTTCGAGCAGCCGACGGTGGCTCAGCTGGCGGAGGTGGTGGAACAGATATCCACCGCCGTCGGGGACCTGGCGGCGGCAGAGGAGATCGGCGAGCTGCCGTTGCTGCCCATCCAGCGTTGGTATTTCGAACGCCGTCCGAGCCGGCCTCATCACTTCAACCAGTCGCTCTTGCTGCATCCCCGGGAGCGCTTGCCCCGGCACGGCCTGACCCGCGCCGTGCGCGCCTTGATGGTGCGTCACGGAGCGCTGCGGCTGCGCTTCTCCCGCGAGGGAGACAAATGGTCCCAGGAAGTGCTGCCGGAGGCGGCGGTGTCTCCGGTGTGGATCGATCTCACCGCCCTCGGTGCCGCTGGCGCCGAGGAGATGGAGCGCCTCAATCAGGGATTTCAGACCAGCCTCGATCTATTTCGGGGACCCCTGCTGCGCTGCGTCGGCTACGACTTGATCCCCGCCGCCGCTTCGCCGTCGGCAGCCGCGGAGCAGCGGCTGTTGCTCGTCGTTCATCACCTGGCGGTGGACGGTGTTTCCTGGCGCATCCTGCTCGAAGATTTGCAGACCGCTTACTCCCAGCTGTTGAAAGGTGAAGAGATCGCTCTGCTCCCCACCGGTACCTCGCTGCGGCGCTGGGCGCAGGGGCTCGAAGCCTACGCCGAGAGCCCGCAGCTGGCGGCGGAGGCGGAGTATTGGCGTGCAGCGGCGCGCTCCGGCGGTGTGCCGCTGCCGCGGGACTTCTCCTCGCCACGGCGCGGTGCCGAGGACTCCTCCGTGCTCGAAGAGCTGTCGCCGGAGAGCACCGAGCCGCTGTTGACGGAGCTTCCTCGGGCCTTCGGCTGCCGGCTGGACGAGGCATTGTTGGGGCTGCTGGCGCTGGTGCTCGCGGAGTGGAGCGGTGCACAGCAG